From one Anopheles bellator chromosome 1, idAnoBellAS_SP24_06.2, whole genome shotgun sequence genomic stretch:
- the LOC131206592 gene encoding uncharacterized protein LOC131206592 yields the protein MDVPAEEWIERATENMKKFLNRGGACRGDEPQMLIGAPLQNTLGYALNLAMKDPNTWTDEELQLEYMEELCFYDAESRKTIDKLTQQMYGQGSVVAKESCHLTILPIELYAEGKLYEVALFRYQFGDLQSSEPKYVDSYGRVYESFRDFLRNNKYPSAEMMYPLEGRLVAGEKKTVLYGICQTPAWKAYYLKALDIATGIIGVAGATGAIFLSGGLATPFVAASIGSALYATGRSIDVLRDKSAHQESLNPFRDSESRTAWLSLTAHVLTFGTMPHISALSGVASTSHSIATGFKVCNFINETGNIISDLVICDTLSAMHSNFYNASIETRLAHAASICFWTKTIISIRQAELMMKNNAIVALKLFGFEDHFSEYFNNDSRAIDIGLRIVKHSLASNELIASDPDDPGAIRIDGLRFTIRSLLTLDPPEVEQLFDFLHGLCTPADRQLFEEVRDLVIAPENSADGRLAALVRLLADEAEREGLSAATLMQMLLQTYSFVRDCEKSLNNVSPAAATTFKISPSEGLGVGRGLWMGVTVAYMVFALKRPLPPSSDRTAEAADDDFGISECDRQRDRLVRVVLDLTAEQCTQLTKAIRCNPDVLSRLKQGAAERSGEESDNPVVEIGSQQLLFDRLKQEILAACEGK from the exons ATGGATGTTCCGGCAGAGGAATGGATCGAGCGGGCGACCGAGAACATGAAAAAGTTTCTCAACCGTGGCGGTGCGTGCCGCGGAGATGAACCGCAAATGTTGATCGGTGCACCACTGCAAAACACGCTCGGTTATGCGCTCAATCTAGCCATGAAGGATCCGAACACGTGGACGGACGAGGAACTGCAGCTGGAGTACATGGAGGAGCTGTGCTTCTACGATGCCGAGTCCCGCAAGACGATCGACAAGCTGACGCAGCAGATGTACGGCCAGGGCAGCGTGGTGGCGAAGGAATCCTGCCACCTGACGATCCTGCCGATCGAACTGTACGCCGAGGGCAAGCTGTACGAGGTGGCACTGTTTCGGTATCAATTTGGTGATCTGCAATCGTCCGAGCCCAAGTACGTCGATTCGTACGGCCGGGTGTACGAGAGCTTCCGTGATTTTTTACGCAACAACAAGTACCCGTCGGCGGAAATGATGTACCCGCTGGAGGGCCGTTTGGTGGCCGGCGAGAAGAAAACCGTCCTGTACGGTATCTGCCAAACGCCCGCCTGGAAGGCGTACTACTTGAAGGCCCTCGACATTGCGACGGGCATTATTG GTGTTGCCGGAGCGACGGGTGCGATCTTTCTGTCGGGCGGACTCGCAACACCATTCGTGGCGGCCAGCATCGGATCGGCACTGTACGCGACGGGCCGCTCGATCGATGTGCTGCGCGATAAGAGCGCCCACCAGGAATCGTTGAACCCATTCCGTGATTCGGAATCGCGCACGGCCTGGCTAAGCCTGACGGCGCACGTGCTCACGTTCGGTACGATGCCGCACATTTCCGCCCTCTCGGGGGTCGCCTCCACCAGCCACAGCATTGCGACCGGATTCAAGGTGTGCAACTTTATCAACGAAACCGGCAACATTATCAGCGATCTCGTGATCTGCGATACGCTGTCGGCGATGCATTCCAACTTTTACAACGCATCGATCGAAACGCGGCTGGCGCACGCCGCGTCCATCTGCTTCTGGACGAAAACGATCATCAGCATACGGCAGGCGgagctgatgatgaagaacaacGCGATCGTGGCGCTGAAACTGTTCGGCTTCGAAGACCACTTCAGCGAGTACTTCAACAATGATTCGCGCGCGATCGATATCGGGCTGCGGATCGTGAAGCATTCGCTCGCGAGCAACGAGTTGATCGCGTCCGACCCGGACGATCCCGGTGCGATACGGATCGATGGGTTGCGGTTCACCATCCGGTCGCTGTTGACACTCGATCCGCCGGAAGTGGAGCAGTTGTTCGACTTTCTCCACGGGCTTTGTACACCGGCCGACCGCCAGCTGTTCGAGGAGGTTCGTGATCTCGTCATCGCGCCCGAGAACAGTGCcgatggccggctggctgcgcTGGTACGCCTGTTGGCTGACGAAGCCGAGCGGGAAGGCCTCTCGGCCGCAACGCTCATGCAGATGCTGCTCCAAACGTACTCCTTCGTGAGGGACTGTGAAAAATCGTTGAACAACGTGTCcccagcggcggccaccacgtTCAAAATATCCCCAAGCGAGGGCCTGGGTGTGGGGCGCGGACTGTGGATGGGCGTTACGGTGGCGTACATGGTGTTTGCGTTGAAACGACCCCTTCCGCCCAGCAGCGATCGAACGGCGGAAGCAGCGGATGATGATTTCGGCATTTCCGAGTGCGACCGACAGCGGGATCGCTTGGTGCGCGTCGTACTCGATCTGACCGCCGAGCAGTGCACGCAACTAACGAAAGCCATTCGCTGCAATCCGGACGTTCTCTCTAGGCTTAAACAAGGGGCAGCTGAGCGAAGCGGAGAGGAATCGGACAATCCGGTGGTTGAAATCGGTAGCCAACAACTTCTGTTCGATCGGCTAAAGCAGGAAATTTTGGCGGCTTGCGAAGGAAAGTGA